In Canis lupus dingo isolate Sandy chromosome 27, ASM325472v2, whole genome shotgun sequence, one genomic interval encodes:
- the LOC112678211 gene encoding heterogeneous nuclear ribonucleoprotein A1-like has protein sequence MSKSESPKEPEQLWKLFIKGLSSKTTDESLRSHCEQQGALMDCVVMRDPNTKHSRGFGFTTYATREDVDAVMNARPHKMDGRVVEPKRAVSREDSQRPGAHLTMKKIFVGGIKEDTEEHHLKDYFFEQYEKIEVIEIMTDRGSGKKRGFAFVTFDDHDSVDKIVIQKCHPVNGHDHEVRKALSKQEMASASSSQRSRSGSGNFGGGRGGGFGGNDNFGHGGNFSGRGGFSGSRGGGGYGSSGDGYNGFGNDGSNFGGGGSYNDFGYYKNQSSNFGPMKGGNLGGRSSGPFGGGGQYFAKLRNQGGYGGSRSSSSYGNGRRF, from the coding sequence atgtctaagtcagagtctcctaAAGAGCCTGAGCAGCTGTGGAAGCTCTTCATCAAGGGTTTGAGCTCCAAAACAaccgatgagagtctgaggagccattgTGAGCAACAGGGAGCGCTTAtggactgtgtggtaatgagagaccccaacaccaagcactccagaggctttgggttcaCCACATATGCCACCAGGGAGGATGTGGATGCAGTCATGAATGCAAGGCCACACAAGATGGATGGAAGAGtcgtggaaccaaagagggctgtctcccgagaagattctcaaagacctggtgcccacttaactatgaaaaagatttttgttggtggcattaaagaagacactgaagaacatcatctaaaagattatttttttgaacagtatgagaaaattgaagtgattgagatcatgactgaccgaggcagtggcaaaaagagaggttttgcttttgtgacatttgatgaccatgattctgtagacaagattgtcattcaaaaatgcCATCCTGTGAATGGCCACGACcatgaagtaaggaaagccctatcaaagcaagagatggctagtgcttcgtCCAGCCAAAGAAgccgaagtggttctggaaactttggtggtggtcgtggaggtggttttggtgggaatgacaactttggtcatggagggaacttcagtggtcgaggtggcttcagtggcagtcgaggtggtggtggatatggtagcagtggggatggctataacggatttggtaatgatggaagcaactttggaggtggcggaagctataacgattttggctattacaaaaaccaatcctcaaattttggacccatgaaaggaggaaatcttggaggcagaagctctggcccctttGGTGGTGGAGGACAATACTTTGCCAAACtacgaaaccaaggtggctatggtggttccaggagcagcagcagctatggcaatggcagaaggttttaa